A window of Campylobacter pinnipediorum subsp. pinnipediorum contains these coding sequences:
- the mog gene encoding molybdopterin adenylyltransferase produces the protein MDKKLKIGILTLSDRASEGIYDDISGNAIKELMDDWIVSERDYVYRVIPDDFELIKNTLVEFVDELKCDLILTTGGTGPALRDVTPEATEAVCEKMMPGFGEMMRNESLKYVPTAILSRQTAGIRANSLIVNLPGSPRAIKECLEPIFPAIPYCIDLINGAYITTDETKMKVFRPKKKKA, from the coding sequence ATGGATAAGAAATTAAAAATAGGTATATTAACATTAAGCGATAGGGCTAGTGAAGGTATTTATGATGATATTTCAGGAAATGCTATAAAAGAACTTATGGATGATTGGATTGTTAGCGAAAGAGATTATGTTTATAGAGTTATCCCTGATGATTTTGAACTTATAAAAAATACACTTGTTGAGTTTGTGGATGAGCTAAAATGCGATTTGATTCTTACTACTGGCGGCACCGGTCCTGCTTTAAGAGATGTTACACCTGAAGCTACTGAAGCTGTTTGTGAGAAGATGATGCCGGGTTTTGGTGAGATGATGAGAAATGAGAGTTTGAAGTATGTTCCTACTGCTATTTTATCTAGACAGACAGCTGGAATTCGTGCAAATTCTCTTATAGTAAATTTACCAGGAAGTCCAAGAGCTATAAAAGAGTGTTTGGAGCCTATTTTCCCAGCTATACCATATTGTATAGATTTGATAAATGGTGCTTATATCACAACAGATGAAACAAAAATGAAAGTTTTTAGACCTAAGAAAAAAAAGGCTTGA
- a CDS encoding ATP-dependent helicase encodes MPLSRLNQEQYTAATAPFGANLVIASAGTGKTSTIVARIAHLLNLGCDPQKIMLLTFTNKAATEMIERLNRYFDKSITSSITSGTFHSVSYTLLKKIGKNVTLKQPSELKMLLKSIVEKRKFYHLSDIKPYGGAYLYDVYSLYQNSSQDDNFHDYFVAKNSEQAVYAEIYEDILKEFELEKEKFGYVDFNDLLIKMRDELKNNVDIKYDEILIDEYQDTNTLQGSLIDAFNTKSLFCVGDFDQSIYAFNGANIEIIGSFKDRFKDANIYALNVNYRSSSSILALANKVISNNPRLYEKKLVVSREGNFKNPTLLVYNELFDQYTNIADIISLSPYDRENIAIIFRNNSSADGIEVALKEKGINSKRKGGISFFESKEIKSLIDLIGIYVNPKDIMAFIHIFEYAKGVGNAVSKDIFDTLMKLGHGDLVKGLLKPDSAVDIKSKKVRNYQLGLFDDFDDISDGSKFKNLNFDSEFLSHPVLKKEKLSEDGASFLYELLNLLKKLQNLNDPYFFIKHIQNSKIFSFVVDVLSTKRATLKNGNVDLALKEEIQEKIFQKTNVLLELSKKYNNVEKFYNFITLGSNEMSEGQGVSLLSVHASKGLEFEQVFVVDLAQNRFPNLKLMSMGGSLEEERRLFYVAVTRAKDELYLSYARFDKMKKVNYQPSCFLVEAGMAKESY; translated from the coding sequence ATGCCACTTTCTAGACTAAATCAAGAGCAATATACTGCTGCTACTGCACCTTTTGGTGCAAATTTAGTTATAGCTAGTGCTGGAACTGGAAAAACTTCTACGATAGTAGCTAGAATCGCACATCTTTTGAATTTAGGTTGCGACCCGCAAAAGATAATGCTTTTGACTTTTACCAATAAAGCTGCTACCGAGATGATAGAAAGGCTAAATCGTTATTTTGATAAAAGTATAACATCATCTATCACATCAGGAACATTCCATTCAGTATCTTACACCTTGCTTAAAAAAATTGGAAAAAATGTAACATTAAAACAGCCAAGTGAGTTAAAAATGCTTTTAAAAAGCATAGTGGAAAAGCGAAAATTCTATCATTTAAGTGATATTAAGCCATACGGTGGAGCTTATTTGTATGATGTCTATTCGCTTTATCAAAACTCATCACAAGATGATAACTTTCACGATTATTTTGTGGCAAAAAATAGCGAACAAGCCGTTTATGCTGAAATTTATGAAGATATCTTAAAAGAATTTGAGCTTGAAAAAGAGAAATTTGGTTATGTTGATTTTAATGATTTGCTTATTAAAATGAGAGATGAACTTAAAAATAACGTAGATATAAAATATGATGAAATTTTAATAGATGAATACCAAGATACAAATACTCTTCAAGGATCTTTAATAGATGCTTTTAATACAAAAAGTCTATTTTGTGTTGGTGATTTTGATCAAAGTATTTATGCTTTTAATGGGGCAAATATAGAGATTATAGGCTCTTTTAAAGATCGTTTTAAAGATGCAAATATATATGCTTTAAATGTTAATTATCGCTCAAGCTCTTCAATACTTGCACTTGCAAACAAGGTTATATCAAACAATCCTAGACTTTATGAAAAAAAGTTGGTTGTGAGTAGGGAGGGTAATTTTAAAAATCCAACACTACTCGTTTATAATGAGCTTTTTGACCAATACACAAACATAGCAGATATTATCTCTTTGTCTCCTTATGATAGAGAAAATATAGCTATTATTTTTAGAAATAACTCATCAGCAGATGGGATTGAGGTGGCTTTAAAAGAAAAAGGCATAAACTCAAAAAGAAAAGGCGGTATTAGTTTTTTTGAAAGTAAAGAGATAAAGTCTTTGATTGATTTGATTGGGATTTATGTAAACCCAAAAGATATTATGGCATTTATACATATATTTGAATATGCAAAAGGCGTAGGAAATGCTGTAAGTAAGGATATTTTTGATACCTTAATGAAGCTTGGTCACGGTGATTTGGTAAAAGGACTTTTAAAACCAGATAGCGCTGTGGATATAAAAAGTAAAAAAGTTCGCAACTATCAGCTTGGTCTTTTTGATGACTTTGATGATATTTCTGACGGTAGTAAATTTAAGAATTTAAACTTTGATAGTGAATTTTTATCTCATCCAGTTTTAAAAAAAGAAAAATTAAGTGAAGATGGTGCTAGCTTTTTATACGAGCTTTTAAATTTATTAAAAAAATTACAAAATTTAAATGATCCATATTTTTTTATAAAACATATACAAAATAGTAAAATTTTCTCTTTTGTAGTTGATGTTTTATCTACAAAAAGAGCAACTTTAAAAAATGGAAATGTTGATTTGGCTCTTAAAGAAGAGATACAAGAAAAGATATTTCAAAAGACAAATGTTTTACTTGAACTTAGTAAAAAATACAATAATGTGGAAAAATTTTATAATTTTATAACACTTGGTAGTAATGAAATGAGCGAAGGGCAAGGGGTTAGTTTGCTTAGTGTTCATGCTAGCAAGGGGCTTGAGTTTGAACAAGTTTTTGTTGTTGATTTGGCACAAAATAGATTTCCAAATTTGAAACTAATGAGTATGGGCGGGAGTTTGGAAGAAGAAAGAAGGTTGTTTTATGTTGCTGTTACTAGGGCAAAAGATGAGCTTTATCTAAGTTATGCTAGATTTGATAAGATGAAAAAAGTAAACTATCAACCAAGCTGTTTTTTGGTTGAAGCTGGAATGGCGAAAGAGAGTTATTAA
- a CDS encoding phosphatidylglycerophosphatase A, which yields MQRLFLTFFYVGLLPKAPGTFGSIAGALVAWVILSFFSSTTLFLLSILLFLVSINIINSYENKTKIHDHSIIVIDEVVGVWLAIVLSGDTNFQLILSLIFFRFFDIKKPSIIGRVDRNTSGGFGVMFDDVLAGIFAGILSSICYYIANKLGFTIF from the coding sequence ATGCAAAGACTTTTTTTGACATTTTTTTATGTTGGTCTTTTGCCTAAGGCACCCGGAACTTTTGGATCTATAGCTGGAGCTTTAGTTGCTTGGGTTATTTTAAGTTTTTTTTCTTCTACTACACTTTTTTTATTGTCAATACTTCTATTTTTGGTTAGTATAAATATAATAAATTCTTATGAAAACAAAACAAAAATACATGATCATTCAATTATTGTTATAGATGAGGTTGTTGGTGTTTGGTTGGCTATAGTTTTAAGTGGAGATACTAATTTTCAATTAATATTATCATTGATATTTTTTAGATTTTTTGATATAAAAAAACCTTCTATTATAGGCCGTGTAGATAGAAATACTAGTGGTGGTTTTGGTGTTATGTTTGATGATGTGTTGGCTGGAATTTTTGCTGGAATTTTAAGTTCTATTTGTTATTATATTGCTAACAAATTAGGTTTTACTATTTTTTAA
- the mtaB gene encoding tRNA (N(6)-L-threonylcarbamoyladenosine(37)-C(2))-methylthiotransferase MtaB, whose protein sequence is MKRDKIFFKTFGCRTNIYDTELIKSYVKDYDITNDEDVADVVVVNSCTVTNGADSGVRSYINGLKKRGVKVVLTGCGAISKGKELYDKNGIFGVIGASEKSKINELLSNNSRFFELGNLNSIDKNIVTNYENHTKAFIKIQEGCNFACSYCIIPSVRGKSRSMDENSIINEAKILASNGYNELVLTGTNIGSYGKDSGSSLGKLLYRLGQISGIKRIRLGSIEPSQIDDDFREILKEPWLERHLHIALQHTSQAMLSIMRRRNQAFKDLELFCELRELGFALGTDFIVGHPGESDDIWKDALINFKKFPLTHIHAFIYSPRNNTYSSTLKQDVNGAVAKQRLKTLKDIVLQNNIDFRKENNIPLQILVEQKNGDFFEGSDQFYNKVKISSDTDISKEWVEIKNYEIRDDANYAKI, encoded by the coding sequence TTGAAAAGAGATAAAATTTTTTTTAAAACATTTGGTTGTAGGACAAATATCTATGATACAGAACTTATAAAAAGTTATGTTAAAGATTATGATATAACAAATGATGAAGATGTAGCCGATGTGGTAGTGGTAAACTCTTGCACGGTTACAAATGGTGCAGATAGCGGTGTTAGAAGTTATATAAACGGTCTTAAAAAGCGTGGAGTTAAGGTTGTATTGACTGGTTGTGGTGCTATCAGTAAAGGGAAAGAGCTTTATGATAAAAATGGTATTTTTGGAGTTATAGGAGCTAGTGAAAAGTCAAAGATAAATGAATTACTTTCAAATAATTCTAGGTTTTTTGAACTTGGAAATCTAAACTCAATAGATAAAAATATAGTTACAAATTATGAAAATCACACAAAGGCTTTTATAAAAATTCAAGAGGGTTGCAATTTTGCTTGTTCTTATTGCATAATACCTAGTGTTCGGGGTAAATCAAGAAGTATGGATGAAAACTCAATAATAAATGAAGCAAAAATTCTAGCTTCGAATGGTTATAACGAACTTGTTTTAACCGGCACAAATATAGGAAGTTATGGTAAAGATAGTGGAAGTTCTTTGGGTAAACTTTTATATAGACTTGGACAAATATCTGGTATAAAAAGAATAAGACTTGGAAGTATAGAACCTAGTCAAATAGATGATGATTTTAGAGAAATTTTAAAAGAGCCTTGGCTTGAAAGACATCTTCATATAGCACTTCAACATACAAGCCAAGCTATGCTTAGCATAATGAGAAGAAGAAATCAGGCATTTAAGGATTTAGAACTTTTTTGTGAATTAAGAGAGCTTGGTTTTGCTTTGGGGACTGATTTTATCGTAGGACACCCCGGCGAAAGTGATGATATTTGGAAAGATGCTTTGATAAATTTCAAAAAATTTCCATTGACCCATATACATGCCTTTATATACTCTCCAAGAAATAATACCTATTCATCAACACTCAAACAAGATGTTAATGGTGCTGTAGCAAAACAAAGGCTAAAAACTCTAAAAGATATAGTTTTACAAAACAATATTGATTTTAGAAAAGAAAATAATATTCCTTTGCAAATTTTAGTAGAACAAAAAAATGGTGATTTTTTTGAGGGTTCAGATCAGTTTTATAATAAGGTAAAAATAAGCTCAGATACAGATATATCAAAAGAGTGGGTAGAGATTAAAAACTATGAAATAAGGGATGATGCAAATTATGCAAAAATTTAA
- the aroB gene encoding 3-dehydroquinate synthase, which translates to MQIDVRLNRSEKNYKVYVNELDKIEHKGKIAIVTNPKVSGLNLKSLLENIVCDECFVVSVPDGEQYKNLQTCENILEQLFISKLDRSSMLISFGGGVVGDITGFVASIYQRGIKFINIPTTLLSQVDASVGGKTGVNNKFGKNLIGSFYQPEAVYCETKFLKTLPQREFSAGFAEVVKMAVMFDKDFFDFMQDNDVKDKNILVEIIQKAIKLKADIVMQDEKELGVRALLNYGHTFAHVIENETKYSVYLHGEAVAIGINMANELSLKLGLITQDEKNKISNLLVKLNLPISYKIENIDRFYNAFFLDKKSQNNSIKFILSSGIGKNIIKSDVDKELICEVLSEFR; encoded by the coding sequence ATGCAAATAGATGTAAGATTAAATCGTAGCGAAAAAAATTACAAAGTTTATGTTAATGAGCTTGATAAAATAGAACATAAAGGCAAGATTGCTATTGTTACAAACCCAAAGGTTTCAGGGCTTAATTTGAAGTCATTGCTTGAAAATATAGTTTGTGATGAGTGTTTTGTTGTAAGTGTTCCAGATGGAGAACAATATAAAAATTTACAAACTTGTGAAAATATTTTAGAACAACTTTTTATTAGTAAGTTGGATCGTTCTAGTATGCTTATATCTTTTGGTGGCGGGGTTGTTGGTGATATTACTGGATTTGTGGCTAGTATTTATCAAAGAGGAATAAAATTTATAAATATTCCTACCACTCTATTATCACAAGTTGATGCTAGTGTTGGAGGAAAGACTGGTGTAAATAATAAATTTGGTAAAAATTTAATTGGCTCTTTTTATCAACCAGAAGCTGTTTATTGTGAAACTAAATTTCTAAAAACATTACCACAAAGAGAATTTTCAGCTGGATTTGCAGAAGTGGTTAAAATGGCTGTTATGTTTGATAAAGATTTTTTTGATTTTATGCAAGATAATGATGTTAAAGATAAAAATATATTGGTAGAAATTATACAAAAAGCCATAAAGCTAAAAGCTGATATAGTTATGCAAGATGAGAAAGAACTTGGCGTGAGAGCTTTACTTAATTATGGTCATACATTTGCCCACGTGATAGAAAATGAAACAAAGTATAGTGTTTATTTGCATGGGGAAGCTGTTGCTATTGGGATAAATATGGCAAATGAACTTTCTTTAAAGCTGGGATTAATTACACAAGATGAAAAAAATAAGATAAGTAATTTGTTGGTTAAGTTGAATTTACCTATATCGTATAAAATAGAAAATATTGATAGATTTTATAATGCTTTTTTTCTTGATAAAAAGAGCCAAAATAATAGTATAAAATTTATATTATCTAGTGGAATTGGCAAAAATATTATAAAAAGTGATGTTGATAAAGAATTGATTTGTGAAGTATTGAGTGAGTTTAGATGA
- a CDS encoding mechanosensitive ion channel family protein, with translation MRVVLLFFIFLFQVFADNNISIDSNLTNTSILDSKKQLEGINLYLKNNIWMARYANYNTFQRINNELEDNEKLIKKYSKDSKKKSDISKKIKYLKDQLELLKEYEKTPFSNMLSAPEVAVTPRITNPIMMISGFSYIKKIRSDKEEYKHHINELDNLLKKLKEKEEILSTILPNDFNETVSNQLYELRTQISEFESAKQIADTTFDVYEKRADESINIATNDIKSQIISTINIAIFIIAIIAISFFFKFIAKKTITDNDRFYTVNKFINFINFILIILTLLFAYIENVTYVVTVLGFASAGIAIAMKDMFMSMLGWVVIIFGGSIHVGDRVRVSYNGNIYVGDIIDISVLRMTLFEDVTLTTYKENRRGGRIVFIPNNYIFTELISNYSHHGMKTVWDGIDVVLSFDSNHKKAVHIAKTITRKYAKGYTDIAKRQMTRLRNEYSIKNPNVEPRVFTFFEPYGINVSIWFMSNSYATLTLRSTISSELIDAFNKEDDIVIAYPTQTMYFSKKLSPKEHADLDKEVLV, from the coding sequence ATGAGAGTTGTATTATTATTTTTTATTTTTTTATTTCAAGTTTTTGCAGATAATAATATCAGTATTGATAGCAACTTAACAAATACAAGTATTTTAGATAGTAAAAAGCAATTAGAAGGCATAAATCTTTACCTTAAAAATAATATATGGATGGCTAGATATGCTAACTATAATACTTTTCAAAGAATAAATAACGAACTTGAAGATAATGAAAAGTTGATTAAAAAATATTCAAAAGATAGTAAGAAAAAATCAGATATTTCTAAAAAAATAAAATATTTAAAAGATCAACTAGAGCTTTTAAAGGAGTATGAAAAAACTCCATTTTCAAATATGCTATCAGCTCCAGAAGTAGCTGTTACACCGCGTATTACAAACCCGATTATGATGATTTCAGGGTTTTCATATATTAAAAAAATAAGAAGTGATAAAGAAGAATACAAGCATCATATTAATGAGCTTGATAATTTGTTAAAAAAATTAAAAGAAAAAGAAGAGATTTTATCTACTATCTTGCCAAATGATTTTAATGAAACAGTTTCAAATCAGCTCTATGAGCTTAGAACTCAGATAAGCGAGTTTGAGAGTGCAAAGCAGATTGCTGATACCACATTTGATGTATATGAAAAACGAGCAGACGAATCTATAAATATAGCTACAAATGATATAAAATCACAAATTATAAGCACTATAAATATAGCTATTTTTATCATAGCTATAATAGCTATATCATTCTTTTTTAAATTTATAGCAAAAAAAACCATAACAGATAATGATAGATTTTATACTGTAAATAAATTTATAAACTTTATAAATTTTATCCTTATTATTCTTACATTGCTTTTTGCATATATAGAAAATGTTACATATGTTGTTACGGTTTTAGGTTTTGCTTCAGCCGGTATTGCTATCGCTATGAAAGATATGTTTATGTCTATGCTAGGCTGGGTTGTTATAATATTTGGTGGTTCTATTCATGTTGGAGATAGGGTGAGAGTTAGTTATAATGGAAATATATATGTCGGTGATATTATAGATATATCCGTTCTTAGAATGACACTTTTTGAAGATGTTACTCTTACTACATATAAAGAAAATAGGCGTGGCGGAAGGATAGTATTTATACCAAATAATTATATTTTTACAGAGCTTATATCAAATTATTCTCATCACGGTATGAAGACTGTATGGGATGGAATAGATGTTGTTTTGAGTTTTGATAGCAATCACAAAAAAGCTGTGCATATAGCAAAAACAATAACAAGAAAATATGCAAAAGGATATACTGATATAGCTAAAAGACAGATGACAAGACTTAGAAATGAGTATAGTATAAAAAATCCAAATGTAGAACCTAGGGTTTTTACATTTTTTGAACCTTATGGTATAAATGTTTCTATATGGTTTATGTCAAACTCATATGCTACTTTAACTCTAAGAAGCACTATTAGTTCAGAACTTATAGATGCTTTCAATAAAGAAGATGATATAGTTATAGCTTATCCAACTCAAACTATGTATTTTAGTAAGAAGCTATCTCCAAAAGAGCATGCTGATTTAGATAAAGAGGTGCTTGTTTGA
- a CDS encoding COG3400 family protein — MEKILVVAQGNLAVGFLKRLFENRSNQHYYTIISNVKESDFNNNSDYFKFYNFDPTSFSKISAIVKDNFSQFIIFADDKKESLEIYKNLRNISKKTEIILLSLWGVVEQDIKNDKYTKFIDAKDILSSIFIRHLPNMPILADNIGLGEGEIMEVKVPVGSSYMYRHLSSIQQRKWRIALIYRQNDIILPKNNTMILPNDTLIIVGDPNVLRNVFRSIKLEKGQFPNPFGNNIYTFIDMKAMNEKEIKKLIDNSLYLNSKLSNRRLIFKIINPTLGDNLNRIVSKISDKNISYNIDYYTRDNSHIVGDVVNFDIGLVITSNNYFFKFKKLFHSLALPILKIGNSAINNIKQGVIFGDSKMDIENQSAVILDCCSQLDISIELHYFDDNVNEDDTLAEHFDSISALFNKNIEIKKYEEKNPILHLSEQDDLLHFVSFDEYVSRSDSLSLFSNTLNRQYKMLKDNSQLFIPAVL; from the coding sequence ATGGAAAAAATTTTAGTAGTAGCACAAGGTAATCTTGCTGTTGGCTTTTTAAAAAGATTGTTTGAAAATAGATCAAATCAACATTACTATACTATAATTTCAAATGTAAAAGAGAGCGATTTTAACAATAATAGCGATTATTTTAAGTTTTATAATTTTGATCCAACAAGTTTTTCAAAAATAAGCGCTATCGTAAAAGATAACTTTAGTCAATTTATAATATTTGCAGATGATAAAAAAGAAAGTTTGGAAATATATAAAAATCTAAGAAATATAAGTAAAAAAACAGAAATTATCTTACTTAGTCTTTGGGGTGTTGTTGAACAAGATATAAAGAATGATAAATATACTAAATTTATAGATGCCAAGGATATTTTATCATCTATTTTTATAAGGCATTTGCCAAATATGCCTATTTTGGCTGATAATATAGGTCTAGGCGAAGGTGAGATAATGGAGGTTAAGGTTCCAGTTGGAAGCTCTTATATGTATAGACATTTAAGTTCTATACAACAAAGAAAATGGCGTATAGCTCTTATATATAGACAAAATGATATTATCTTACCTAAAAATAATACAATGATACTTCCAAATGATACTTTAATTATTGTTGGTGATCCTAATGTTTTAAGAAATGTCTTTAGGTCTATTAAGCTAGAAAAAGGTCAATTTCCAAATCCTTTTGGCAATAATATATATACTTTTATAGATATGAAAGCCATGAATGAAAAAGAGATAAAAAAGCTAATAGATAATAGCCTTTATTTAAACTCAAAGCTTAGTAATAGGCGTTTGATATTTAAAATTATAAATCCTACATTGGGCGATAATTTAAATAGAATTGTGAGTAAAATTAGTGATAAAAATATATCTTATAATATAGACTATTATACAAGAGATAATTCGCATATTGTTGGAGATGTCGTCAATTTTGATATCGGTCTTGTTATAACCAGTAATAATTACTTTTTTAAGTTTAAAAAATTATTTCATTCGCTTGCTTTACCTATATTAAAAATAGGAAATTCTGCTATAAATAATATCAAACAAGGTGTTATTTTTGGCGATAGTAAAATGGATATAGAAAATCAATCAGCTGTTATACTTGATTGTTGCTCTCAGCTTGATATAAGTATAGAGCTTCATTATTTTGATGATAATGTAAATGAAGATGATACATTAGCAGAGCATTTTGATAGTATTAGTGCTCTTTTTAATAAAAACATAGAGATAAAAAAATACGAAGAAAAAAATCCTATTTTACACTTATCAGAACAAGATGATTTGTTGCATTTTGTATCATTTGATGAGTATGTTAGTAGATCAGATAGCTTATCTTTATTTTCTAATACCTTAAATCGTCAATATAAAATGCTAAAAGACAATTCCCAGCTTTTTATTCCAGCTGTTTTATGA
- a CDS encoding ATP-dependent metallopeptidase FtsH/Yme1/Tma family protein, with amino-acid sequence MQKFKFEKKNIAIIALVLLIIVMVFAVFRGEPKNISYVNLDQFIKNEQIQKAVISGSDIIFYTQNNRYKIIKDAIDIKELAKTIPIEQEKQYIMMDEVFTILFLLVMIFMFLFVLSKIKTNKANHMSKNPVFELENMVQSSINPVVSNINFSNVAGIKDVKIELSEIVDFLKNPSKYKEFGIKMPKGVLMVGPPGVGKTLIAKAVAGEANVPFFYQNGASFVQIYVGMGAKRVRELFAKAKAYAPSIVFIDEIDAVGKSRGGDRNDEREATLNQLLTEMDGFLDNSGVIVIAATNRIEMIDEALLRSGRFDRRIFLSMPNVGDRKDILKSYLSGKITNVDIEEIAKMTVGFSGAALSTLVNEAAINALRRGVRVIETSDFEAVLNKVLLGKKRVLSYTEHEKKIQSMYQGAKALSAYWFDIKFDKISLIEDRFLGAEREIESKTQMLSRIKVYLAGMVKLELEFNDVFSNSYYDLNIAKSIAEKMVFEYGMGQSFTSNVLDVENILKTAKTEIAEFLQGMKTQSEDISNFIFENESIDRFDVSKILNKTYD; translated from the coding sequence ATGCAAAAATTTAAATTTGAAAAGAAAAACATAGCTATTATAGCTCTTGTTTTGCTTATTATAGTTATGGTTTTTGCTGTTTTTAGGGGCGAGCCTAAAAATATAAGCTATGTAAATTTAGACCAATTTATAAAAAACGAACAGATACAAAAAGCAGTAATTAGCGGAAGTGATATTATTTTTTACACGCAAAATAACAGATATAAAATCATAAAAGATGCCATAGATATAAAAGAACTTGCAAAAACAATACCTATAGAGCAAGAAAAGCAATACATTATGATGGATGAGGTTTTTACAATTTTATTTTTGCTTGTTATGATTTTTATGTTTTTATTTGTTTTAAGTAAAATCAAAACAAATAAAGCAAATCATATGAGTAAAAATCCAGTTTTTGAGCTTGAAAATATGGTTCAATCAAGTATAAATCCCGTTGTATCAAATATAAATTTTAGTAATGTAGCTGGTATTAAAGATGTCAAAATAGAGCTTAGTGAAATAGTTGATTTTTTAAAAAATCCATCAAAATATAAAGAATTTGGTATAAAAATGCCAAAAGGTGTCTTGATGGTGGGACCACCGGGTGTAGGTAAGACTCTTATAGCAAAAGCTGTTGCTGGTGAAGCAAATGTTCCATTTTTTTATCAAAATGGTGCTAGTTTTGTTCAAATTTATGTTGGTATGGGAGCAAAAAGAGTTAGAGAGCTTTTTGCAAAGGCAAAAGCTTATGCACCATCTATCGTTTTTATAGATGAGATAGATGCTGTTGGTAAAAGTAGGGGTGGCGATAGAAACGATGAAAGAGAAGCTACATTAAACCAGCTTTTAACAGAAATGGATGGTTTTTTGGATAACTCAGGTGTTATTGTTATAGCCGCTACAAATCGTATAGAGATGATAGATGAAGCACTTTTAAGATCTGGTAGATTTGATAGAAGAATTTTCTTATCAATGCCAAATGTTGGCGATAGAAAAGATATTTTAAAATCATACTTATCTGGAAAAATAACAAATGTTGATATTGAAGAAATTGCAAAAATGACAGTTGGTTTTTCAGGAGCTGCTCTTAGCACATTGGTTAATGAAGCTGCAATCAATGCTTTAAGACGTGGTGTTAGAGTTATAGAAACTTCTGATTTTGAAGCCGTGTTAAATAAAGTATTGCTTGGCAAAAAAAGGGTTCTAAGCTATACAGAGCATGAAAAAAAGATACAGTCTATGTATCAAGGTGCAAAGGCACTTAGTGCTTATTGGTTTGATATAAAATTTGATAAAATATCTCTTATTGAAGATCGTTTTTTAGGTGCTGAGAGAGAGATAGAGTCAAAGACTCAAATGTTATCAAGGATTAAGGTCTATCTTGCTGGAATGGTTAAACTAGAGCTTGAGTTTAATGATGTTTTTTCAAATTCTTATTATGATTTAAATATAGCAAAAAGTATAGCTGAAAAAATGGTATTTGAATACGGAATGGGTCAGTCTTTTACTTCAAATGTTTTAGATGTTGAAAATATATTAAAAACAGCTAAAACTGAAATAGCTGAGTTTTTACAAGGTATGAAAACACAAAGTGAAGATATCTCAAATTTTATCTTTGAAAATGAAAGTATAGATAGATTTGATGTTTCTAAAATTTTAAATAAAACTTATGATTAG